GCGGCCGCGGAGTCACCGTGAAGCGCCCCGCAAACCCGCGACCTCGAACTCCCGGCAGCCGCTACTCCGCGCGGAGCTTCGCCACCTCGTAGAGTGCGACGCTCGCCGCGATGCCGGCGTTCAGCGACTCGGCCGCCGACGAGATCGGAATCGACACGACCGCGTCGCAGTGCTCGGTGACGAGCCGCGAGAGTCCCTTGCCCTCGCTGCCGATCACGAGCACGAGCGGGCGATCCGCCAGCTCGAGCCCGGGCAGCGACACGTTGCCGCCGCCGTCGAGGCCGAGCACGAAGACGCCCTGCTTCTTGAACTCCTTGAGGGTCTGCGTGAGGTTCGACGCCATCGCCACGGGGATGCGGGCGGCGGCGCCGGCCGAGGTCTTCCAGGCGGCCGAGTTGAGGCCGGCCGACCGGCGCTGCGGCACGACCACGCCCTGCCCGCCGAACGCGGCGGTCGAGCGGATGATCGCTCCCAGGTTGCGGGGGTCGGTGACGCCGTCGAGCGCGACGATCAGCGGCACCTCGTCGCGGCCGATGATCTCGTCGAGCATCTCGAGGGGGTGCGCGTACTCCATCGGCGGCACCTTGAGCACCACGCCCTGGTGCACCGTGTCGCGCTCGGTCATGCGATCCATCTCGGGGCGCATCACCTCGAGCACGGGCACGTTGCGGTTCGTCGCGAGGCGCAGGATCTCGCGCGTGCGGTCGTCCATCTCGATGCGCGCGGCGATGTAGAGCGCGGTCGCTGGGATGCGGGTGCGTAGGGCCTCGAGCACGGCGTTGCGGCCGGTCACGAGCTCGGACTCGTCCTTCTTCGCACCGCCGCGGCCTCGCTCGGGGCCGCGGCCGGCGCCGCCCGCGTGCCGCAGCTTCGCCGCCTCGTAGCGCTCGCGCGACTTCTTGGCCTTGTAGGCGGCGTGATACTCGCGATCCTCGGCGCGGGGCGTGGGGCCGCGGCCCTCGAGGGCCTGACGCCCCTGCCCGCCCGAGCCGACGGCTTTGCCGAGGCCCTTCTTGCGCACTGCGCCGGTACGGCTCTTCTTATTACTCATGACAGGCTCCAGCGGGTTCCGTTCGGGGTGTCTTCGAGCGCGACGCCGGCCGCCAGCAGGCGGTCCCGGATCGCGTCGCTCGCGGCGAAGTCCTTGTTCGCGCGGGCTTCGGCGCGCTGCTCGATGAGCGCGCGCACGAGGTGGTCGAGGGCGGATGCGGATGCATCGCCGGGTGCGGAGCCGCCGGGCGCGGCCCAGGAGTCGGCTCGCGGATCGAGGCCGAGCACGTCGAGCATGGCGGCGACCTCCGCGGCTCGGGCGAGCGCCGTCGCGGTGTCGGCGGAGTCGATCGCCGCGTTGCCCGCTCGGACGGCGCCGTGCAGAGCGGCGAGCGCCTGCGGAACCGCGAAGTCGTCGAGCATCGCTTCGACGAACGCGGCGGGGAGCCGTGACGCGGCGTCGCCCTCGCCCGGGGCGGGGATCGGGGCGCCCGCCGCCTCGGCGAGCTTGCCGGCGCGCTCGAGGAAGCCCTCGATGCGCTCGAACGCCGCTGCCGCCTCGGCGAGCGAGGTGTCCGAGAACTCGAGCACCGAACGGTAGTGCGCCGATCCGAGGAAGTAGCGCAGCACGACGGGCCGCGCAGCCGCCAGCAGGTCTGCGGCGAACAGCGAGTTGCCGAGCGACTTCGACATCTTCTGCCCGCCCGTGTTCACGAGGCCGTTGTGGATCCAGTGACGCGCGAACGGGTGGCCCGCGGCCTGCGACTGCGCCAGCTCGTTCTCGTGGTGCGGGAAGCGCAGGTCGAGGCCGCCGCCGTGGATGTCGAACTGCTCGCCCAGGTAGCGCGTCGCCATCGCCGAGCACTCGATGTGCCAGCCGGGCCGGCCGCGCCCCCACGGCGACTCCCACGAGGCCGACACCGGCTCGTGCTCGCGGTGCGCCTTCCAGAGCGCGAAATCGCGGGGGTCGCGCTTGCCCACCGGTTCCGAATCGGCCGCAGCGTCCATCTGCTCGCGGCTCTGACGCGTGAGGGCGCCGTACTCGGGCCAGCTCGCGGTGTCGAAGTAGACGCTCGCCGAACCGTCGGCCGCCCGGTAGGCGTGGCCGCGCCCGATGAGCCGCTCGATGAGCGCGATCATCTCGGCGATGTTCGCCGTGGCGCGCGGCTCGTAAGTGGGCGGCAGCACGCCGATCGCCTCGTAGGCGGCGGTGAACTCGCGCTCCACGCGGTAGGCGAGGGCCCACCACTGCTCGGCGGATCCGCTCTGCTGGGCGGCGCGGGCGTGGTCGAGGATCTTGTCGTCGATGTCGGTGACGTTTCGGATCAGGGTGACGTCGTGGCCGGTCGCCGTGAACCAGCGCCGCATCTGGTCGTAGACGAGCGCGCTGCGCAGGTGCCCGATGTGGGGGGCCGACTGCACGGTGGGGCCGCAGACGTAGAGGCCGATCCGGCCCTCCTCGCGGGGCTCGAAATCGACGACCTGCTGCGCGCGCGAATCGTAGATGCGTTGTCTCACCCTACAAGCCTACCTGCGGCCGACCGCGCGGCCGGTGCGGCCGGCGCCGGCGGCGCGAGCGGATCGCTCAGTCGAGCGTGCCGTGCAGGAAGAACTGCACCTGCTTGGCGATGCTCACGGCGTGGTCGCCGAAGCGCTCGTGGTACCGGCTCGCGAGGGTCGCGTCGACGGCGCCCATCGGGTTGGCGGCCAGCTTGTCGCTGAGCACCTTCTCGAACACCTTGGCGTGCAGCTCGTCGAGGTCGTCGTCGAGGTCGCGCACCTCCTCGATCACCCGCGGGTCCTGCGTGCCGAGCAGTTCGACGATCTTGCTCGCCATCTCGACGTCGAGCGCGCCCATGCGCACGAAGATCTTCTTGAGGCCCTTCGGGATCGCGCTCTCGGGGTAGCGGTAGCGCGCGAGCTGCGCGATGTGCTGGGCGAGGTCGCCCATGCGCTCGAGGGAGGCGCTCATGCGCAGGGCGCCGACCATGAGGCGCAGGTCGGACGCGACGGGCTGCTGACGGGCCAGGATGTCGATCGTGAGCTGGTCGAGCTGGGCTGCGAGCACGTCGATCTCGTCGGCGCCGTCGAGCACCTGCTCGGCGAGGGCGACGTCGGAGTTGCCGAAGGCGGCGGTGGCGTTCTCGATCGCCGCCTCTACGAGCTCGGCGATCTTGACGAGGCGCTCCTGCACCTCGCGCAGTTCCTGCTGGAAGACCTCACGCATGCCGTTTCCTCTCTCAAATGCTGCGCCGAACGGGCACCCTCACCAGTCTGGGGCGGATCGATGAACCACGGCGCACCGGCAGGTGAACAACAGTTGAACTCTGGATCTCGCGCCGGGGGCCACCTCTACGATAAAAGACATGGACCCGACCCTGCTCGTTCTCGCTTCGACGGCACTGGGAGCCGTGGTCGGCGCGGGCGTGGCCGTCACCATCCTGGGCATGCGGAGGGCGGGCCGTCGACGCGCGGCCGAGCTGCGGCCCGAGCTCGGCGAGGTCGCCACTACGATCCTCGACGAAATCGACATGTTCGCGGTGATCCTCGACTCCTCCCTCACCCCGGTGTACGCGAACCCGATCGCCCGTCAGGAGCGCCACATCAGCGACGAGGACATCCGCGATCCCGAGTTCCTGGCCAGGGTGCGGCGGGTGATGACGACGGGTGCGCCCGACACCCACGAGCCCGATCCCACGGATCCCGCCGACACGGTGCGCATCCACATCGTGCGCATCCAGCGGCGCTTCGCGGTGGTGCTCGCCGAGGATCTGGGCGAGGAACAGCGCGTGAACGCGATGCGACGGGACTTCATCGCGAACGTGAGCCACGAGCTGAAGACCCCGATCGCCGCGATCGGTCTGCTCTCCGAGGCCGTGCAGCAGGCCGCCGACGAGCCCGAGCTGGTGCGCGGCTTCGCGAAGAGCCTCGTGAAGGAGTCGCGCAGGCTCGGCGAGCTGAGCCGCGACATCATCCAGCTCTCCGAGGCGCAGTCCACGCTGCGCCCCGAGGATCGCGAGTCGGTCTCGCTGCGCGACCTCGTGCGCGGCGAGGTCGAGTCGCACCGGGAGTTCGCGGCGCAGCACGGCATCGAGTTGGTCGTGACCGACGATTCGGAGCCGGATCGCGACGCGACGATCCTCGGCCGCCCGACCTCGCTCGGCACCGCGGTCGCGAACCTGCTGAGCAACGCGATCCGGCACTCCCCCGAGGGCAGCCGGGTGGGCATCGGCATGGAGCTCCAGCGCCGCAGCTTCCTCGTGACCGTCACCGACCAGGGCGAGGGCATCGCGCCCGAGCACCAGCCCCGCATCT
The genomic region above belongs to Leucobacter muris and contains:
- the rlmB gene encoding 23S rRNA (guanosine(2251)-2'-O)-methyltransferase RlmB, which gives rise to MSNKKSRTGAVRKKGLGKAVGSGGQGRQALEGRGPTPRAEDREYHAAYKAKKSRERYEAAKLRHAGGAGRGPERGRGGAKKDESELVTGRNAVLEALRTRIPATALYIAARIEMDDRTREILRLATNRNVPVLEVMRPEMDRMTERDTVHQGVVLKVPPMEYAHPLEMLDEIIGRDEVPLIVALDGVTDPRNLGAIIRSTAAFGGQGVVVPQRRSAGLNSAAWKTSAGAAARIPVAMASNLTQTLKEFKKQGVFVLGLDGGGNVSLPGLELADRPLVLVIGSEGKGLSRLVTEHCDAVVSIPISSAAESLNAGIAASVALYEVAKLRAE
- the cysS gene encoding cysteine--tRNA ligase, translating into MRQRIYDSRAQQVVDFEPREEGRIGLYVCGPTVQSAPHIGHLRSALVYDQMRRWFTATGHDVTLIRNVTDIDDKILDHARAAQQSGSAEQWWALAYRVEREFTAAYEAIGVLPPTYEPRATANIAEMIALIERLIGRGHAYRAADGSASVYFDTASWPEYGALTRQSREQMDAAADSEPVGKRDPRDFALWKAHREHEPVSASWESPWGRGRPGWHIECSAMATRYLGEQFDIHGGGLDLRFPHHENELAQSQAAGHPFARHWIHNGLVNTGGQKMSKSLGNSLFAADLLAAARPVVLRYFLGSAHYRSVLEFSDTSLAEAAAAFERIEGFLERAGKLAEAAGAPIPAPGEGDAASRLPAAFVEAMLDDFAVPQALAALHGAVRAGNAAIDSADTATALARAAEVAAMLDVLGLDPRADSWAAPGGSAPGDASASALDHLVRALIEQRAEARANKDFAASDAIRDRLLAAGVALEDTPNGTRWSLS
- the phoU gene encoding phosphate signaling complex protein PhoU: MREVFQQELREVQERLVKIAELVEAAIENATAAFGNSDVALAEQVLDGADEIDVLAAQLDQLTIDILARQQPVASDLRLMVGALRMSASLERMGDLAQHIAQLARYRYPESAIPKGLKKIFVRMGALDVEMASKIVELLGTQDPRVIEEVRDLDDDLDELHAKVFEKVLSDKLAANPMGAVDATLASRYHERFGDHAVSIAKQVQFFLHGTLD
- a CDS encoding sensor histidine kinase is translated as MDPTLLVLASTALGAVVGAGVAVTILGMRRAGRRRAAELRPELGEVATTILDEIDMFAVILDSSLTPVYANPIARQERHISDEDIRDPEFLARVRRVMTTGAPDTHEPDPTDPADTVRIHIVRIQRRFAVVLAEDLGEEQRVNAMRRDFIANVSHELKTPIAAIGLLSEAVQQAADEPELVRGFAKSLVKESRRLGELSRDIIQLSEAQSTLRPEDRESVSLRDLVRGEVESHREFAAQHGIELVVTDDSEPDRDATILGRPTSLGTAVANLLSNAIRHSPEGSRVGIGMELQRRSFLVTVTDQGEGIAPEHQPRIFERFYRVDGARTRGEGGTGLGLSITRHTMRAHGGDVDVWSQPGVGSSFTLTFPLHDPEGSSKSSKRAKKARRATRGSAEAAQTAAPVPQKGHQ